Proteins from a genomic interval of Ignavibacteriales bacterium:
- a CDS encoding homocysteine S-methyltransferase family protein — protein sequence MNAFLTKLLTEQPIITDGAWGTQIQSLGLAAGACPDLWNLENPSAIEKVATAYVDAGSRIILTNTFGASRIMLERHGLSDKAAAINRAGAEISRKAAANKAFVFGSIGPTGKLYFTGEIAEKELSDAFEEQAMALAEGGAQGIVIETISELDEAKIALKAARKTGLPVVVSMVYDSGKEFDRTMMGTTPEEAAHELHNEGADVIGANCGMGIEFILTVTKRLRAATDRPVWIKPNAGLPEVIEGKVVYNIDPAHFAAHASEVVAAGADFIGGCCGTSPAFISLLKRTLSGK from the coding sequence ATGAACGCCTTTCTTACGAAGCTTCTCACCGAACAACCTATCATCACTGATGGTGCGTGGGGAACGCAGATCCAAAGTCTGGGCCTCGCGGCAGGCGCCTGTCCCGATCTATGGAACCTCGAAAACCCTTCTGCAATCGAGAAGGTCGCAACAGCGTACGTCGATGCCGGAAGCCGGATCATACTGACCAATACCTTCGGCGCGAGCCGGATCATGCTCGAACGCCACGGTTTGTCAGACAAAGCGGCGGCGATTAATCGCGCTGGGGCGGAGATTTCACGCAAGGCGGCCGCGAACAAAGCGTTTGTGTTCGGGTCGATCGGCCCTACAGGGAAACTCTACTTCACCGGCGAAATTGCAGAGAAAGAACTGAGCGACGCGTTCGAAGAGCAGGCGATGGCGCTGGCCGAAGGGGGCGCACAAGGAATAGTTATCGAGACCATCAGCGAACTCGATGAAGCGAAGATCGCTCTCAAAGCTGCGCGAAAAACGGGGTTGCCGGTGGTGGTGTCCATGGTGTATGATTCGGGGAAGGAATTCGATCGTACGATGATGGGGACAACGCCCGAAGAAGCGGCCCATGAGTTGCACAACGAGGGAGCGGATGTCATCGGCGCGAACTGCGGCATGGGCATCGAGTTCATTCTGACTGTTACGAAGCGCCTCCGTGCGGCAACAGACCGCCCTGTCTGGATCAAGCCAAACGCCGGTTTGCCAGAGGTGATCGAGGGAAAGGTTGTCTACAATATCGATCCTGCCCATTTTGCAGCGCACGCATCAGAAGTCGTGGCGGCCGGTGCGGACTTTATCGGCGGATGCTGCGGTACTAGTCCGGCGTTTATCAGTCTACTCAAGCGAACGCTTTCGGGCAAATAG
- a CDS encoding LacI family DNA-binding transcriptional regulator → MLLIEELHDWTMSKPKREDGNSAKNPDGRVMAKDVAAKLGISSMTVSRVMNKRSNVGEQTRTLVLEAARELGYSPNRIAKSLVLRRTNSLGVVVPEITHSFFPEAIRGMEEVAYQAHFRLILMHSAESAERERDAILTLESERVDGILISMAQTVEDYQPYRQVIRLGVPIVFFDRCVQGIGASCVSLDDDDSAFRITNHVIDHGYTRIAHLSGPQKVSIGRERLRGFKRALSERGLQCRDEWIVGSGFQEEDGYVAMKALLALSPDRRPRAVVAVNDPAAFGAFKAVKECGLRIPEDIALVGFSDDIRAELMPTPLTTIRQPAYEVGKRAIQKLIGIIEGESPEIENIVLRGEEVLRESCGPGHRRCAQPELEVQSDIPVGEEANAK, encoded by the coding sequence ATGCTGTTGATCGAAGAACTGCATGATTGGACGATGAGCAAACCAAAGCGGGAAGACGGGAACTCGGCGAAGAATCCGGATGGGCGCGTAATGGCGAAAGATGTTGCCGCGAAACTCGGCATCTCGTCCATGACCGTTTCGAGAGTCATGAACAAACGCTCAAACGTCGGCGAGCAGACGCGCACGCTTGTCCTTGAAGCGGCGCGGGAACTGGGGTACAGTCCCAATCGCATCGCGAAAAGCCTCGTCCTCCGGCGGACAAATTCACTCGGCGTTGTTGTCCCGGAGATCACGCATTCCTTTTTCCCCGAAGCGATACGGGGCATGGAAGAAGTCGCGTATCAAGCGCACTTCCGGCTGATCCTGATGCATTCGGCCGAAAGCGCCGAGCGGGAAAGGGATGCCATCCTCACGCTTGAATCGGAAAGAGTGGATGGGATTCTGATTTCCATGGCCCAGACTGTCGAAGACTACCAGCCGTACCGGCAGGTCATTCGGCTGGGAGTGCCGATAGTGTTCTTCGACCGCTGCGTCCAGGGGATCGGCGCCAGTTGTGTCAGTCTGGATGACGACGACAGCGCATTCAGAATCACGAACCACGTCATCGATCACGGATACACGCGCATCGCTCACCTCTCGGGGCCGCAGAAAGTGTCGATCGGTCGTGAGCGGCTGCGCGGGTTCAAACGCGCTTTGAGCGAACGCGGATTGCAGTGTCGTGACGAGTGGATCGTCGGGTCCGGATTCCAGGAAGAGGATGGCTATGTCGCCATGAAAGCACTGCTGGCGCTTTCGCCCGACCGCCGGCCGCGCGCGGTGGTGGCCGTCAATGACCCGGCCGCGTTCGGGGCGTTCAAAGCTGTCAAAGAATGTGGATTGCGGATTCCAGAGGATATCGCTCTTGTCGGTTTTTCGGATGACATCAGAGCCGAGCTCATGCCGACGCCGTTGACGACTATACGTCAGCCGGCGTATGAGGTGGGGAAGAGAGCCATCCAGAAATTGATAGGAATTATTGAGGGAGAATCTCCGGAAATTGAGAATATTGTGCTTCGGGGAGAGGAAGTTCTCAGAGAGTCATGTGGTCCGGGACACCGGCGTTGTGCGCAACCGGAGTTGGAAGTTCAATCTGACATTCCGGTTGGTGAAGAAGCGAATGCTAAGTAA
- a CDS encoding SUMF1/EgtB/PvdO family nonheme iron enzyme: protein MTRTFRFILTFLFSFSLLQGQSLKTLDISTAWGLAVTGFRSGTGAHYGCDDTLPLFTFELNDTVVSSFAVSAVQEKDSIRWTHGSGIEGSVRIQGDFSLGWKALLTFRNASARKLQISNVVPLGVAPDHVTIISAGPADVAHRLSRSQLFRPGVGPIGVVLPDNAWELGFCDVAISDSRSLTSLARRTESGKADVRRFRTILEPGGSVQYACFVDQHEGDWRNGLRMMFQERWLYDLGRFDNTLFERTDLGWIRQSYLLLLQFAWDQQYYDAAQGKSLFDRFIAEQDKVLGGYEAFMIWPTWPRLGLDQRNQWDMYRDLPGGLKELRRQSAVMHKRGERFFISYNPWDESTRHEDHIKGMEMLLKEIDADGVVLDTWGESSREFQAAADRVKPGIILYSEGMAVPKDMPGIVAGRVHDAIYLPPPLNLNKLIKPDMAIFRVIQLAEGRIHRETAVSFFNGYGVELNIMRPGRPDWIGEEFAYLGRTTKILRENSSAFLSQSWTPLLQTRMDSIWVNRWPTPSKTLFTVYGLRPEGFTGPLFEVNPPKDSHYVSLWNHEELTLKVVNGTSFVPATVDGFSRAWLDTRREGNVDCIALLPNLLRVNVDQDSLRFEASQGTKVVVWAGLPAYGCRSVEFPIGSRTISLRERLGTHEEKFVVQLFRERELLDERVVNVPLATPRLVSHVQRTTPASIHPEGMVELSSGTFKFKTSRSFLSPNEAIPYPDYADGRIVGVQRLYMDRYPVTNSQFKMFLKASRYKPEDTTNFLRHWAAGSPPKGLENHPVVYVSVEDARAYAQWSGKRLPTEIEWQYAAQGTDGRKYPWGNTFDSTRCNNSLGKSTPVGMFPSGKSPFGVEDLIGNVWQLTNDVYDNGSNYFGIVRGGSFYNPSSSVWYIKGGPQPVDNPQILLMVSPALDRNATVGFRCVKDAAQTQ from the coding sequence ATGACGCGAACATTCAGGTTCATCCTCACATTTCTTTTTTCCTTTTCACTGCTTCAGGGCCAATCCCTTAAGACCCTCGATATCAGCACGGCTTGGGGACTCGCGGTCACCGGGTTCCGTTCCGGAACCGGCGCGCATTACGGGTGCGACGATACACTGCCTCTGTTCACATTTGAATTGAATGACACCGTGGTGAGTTCCTTCGCGGTCTCGGCTGTGCAGGAGAAGGACAGCATCCGGTGGACACATGGTTCGGGGATCGAAGGCTCGGTCAGAATCCAGGGAGACTTCTCCCTCGGTTGGAAAGCGCTCCTCACCTTTCGGAATGCGTCCGCACGGAAACTGCAGATCTCGAACGTCGTTCCCCTCGGTGTCGCGCCTGATCACGTCACCATCATTTCTGCAGGACCTGCTGACGTTGCCCATCGTCTGAGTCGCTCCCAGTTGTTCAGGCCTGGAGTCGGACCGATTGGCGTAGTTCTCCCGGACAACGCGTGGGAGCTCGGGTTTTGTGACGTCGCGATTTCTGACTCCCGTTCGCTCACGTCTCTTGCTCGGCGGACGGAATCAGGCAAAGCGGACGTACGCCGGTTCAGGACCATTCTGGAGCCGGGTGGTTCCGTGCAGTACGCGTGTTTTGTTGACCAGCACGAAGGCGATTGGCGAAATGGATTGAGGATGATGTTCCAGGAGCGATGGTTGTATGACCTCGGCAGATTTGACAACACGCTGTTCGAGCGCACAGACCTCGGCTGGATTCGTCAAAGCTATCTTCTCCTCCTCCAATTCGCGTGGGATCAACAGTACTACGACGCCGCTCAGGGTAAGTCTCTCTTTGATCGCTTCATCGCCGAGCAGGACAAGGTGCTCGGCGGTTATGAGGCATTCATGATTTGGCCTACGTGGCCCCGCCTCGGTCTTGACCAGCGAAATCAATGGGATATGTACAGGGATCTGCCGGGTGGGCTGAAGGAGCTGCGGCGTCAATCCGCGGTCATGCACAAACGCGGCGAGAGATTTTTCATTTCCTACAACCCATGGGATGAGAGCACCCGCCATGAAGATCACATCAAGGGCATGGAAATGCTCCTGAAGGAGATCGATGCTGACGGCGTCGTGCTCGATACCTGGGGAGAATCGAGCAGGGAATTTCAAGCAGCAGCTGATCGCGTGAAACCGGGGATTATTCTCTACAGCGAAGGGATGGCCGTTCCAAAAGACATGCCCGGCATCGTCGCAGGCCGCGTTCACGATGCCATCTACCTGCCGCCGCCGCTGAATCTCAACAAGCTCATCAAGCCCGACATGGCAATCTTCCGTGTGATTCAACTGGCCGAAGGCAGGATCCATCGGGAGACAGCAGTGTCGTTCTTCAATGGATATGGGGTGGAACTCAATATCATGAGACCGGGGCGGCCCGACTGGATAGGCGAAGAATTCGCGTACCTGGGAAGGACGACGAAGATCTTGCGCGAGAACTCCTCTGCGTTCCTCAGTCAGTCCTGGACTCCATTGCTGCAAACGAGGATGGACAGCATATGGGTCAATCGATGGCCCACGCCGTCGAAAACGCTCTTCACGGTCTACGGTTTGCGTCCGGAAGGATTCACCGGGCCGCTGTTTGAAGTGAATCCGCCGAAGGATTCACACTACGTCAGCCTCTGGAATCACGAAGAGCTCACGCTCAAAGTGGTGAACGGCACATCGTTCGTTCCGGCGACGGTTGATGGCTTCAGCCGGGCCTGGCTGGATACACGACGGGAAGGAAATGTCGATTGCATAGCGTTGCTTCCAAATCTGCTGAGAGTGAATGTCGATCAGGACTCGCTTCGATTCGAAGCTTCACAGGGAACGAAAGTTGTCGTCTGGGCCGGATTGCCGGCGTACGGCTGCCGCTCGGTTGAATTTCCGATAGGATCACGAACGATCTCTCTGCGTGAGCGCCTCGGGACTCACGAGGAAAAATTTGTGGTGCAACTCTTCCGGGAGAGGGAACTCCTTGACGAACGCGTGGTGAACGTACCGCTGGCCACTCCAAGATTGGTCTCACACGTTCAGCGAACAACTCCGGCATCTATCCATCCGGAGGGAATGGTTGAATTATCATCAGGAACCTTCAAGTTTAAAACATCCAGAAGTTTTCTAAGCCCCAACGAGGCGATTCCCTATCCTGATTATGCCGATGGCCGTATCGTTGGCGTTCAACGACTTTATATGGACAGGTATCCGGTCACCAACTCGCAGTTCAAAATGTTCCTGAAGGCGAGTCGCTACAAGCCAGAAGACACGACGAATTTCCTGAGGCACTGGGCTGCAGGGAGCCCGCCAAAGGGACTTGAGAATCATCCCGTTGTCTATGTGAGCGTGGAAGACGCAAGGGCGTACGCGCAGTGGAGCGGTAAGCGTCTTCCCACTGAAATCGAATGGCAGTACGCGGCGCAGGGGACGGATGGACGGAAATATCCATGGGGAAATACCTTTGACTCGACGCGGTGCAACAACAGTCTGGGGAAATCGACTCCAGTTGGCATGTTCCCCTCCGGAAAAAGTCCGTTCGGAGTGGAAGACCTTATCGGAAATGTCTGGCAGCTGACGAACGATGTGTATGACAATGGCAGCAACTATTTCGGTATCGTGCGCGGCGGTTCCTTCTACAACCCGAGTTCCAGCGTATGGTATATCAAAGGGGGACCTCAACCGGTGGACAATCCCCAAATTCTATTGATGGTTTCACCCGCGCTGGACCGCAACGCTACGGTTGGTTTTCGATGTGTCAAGGATGCAGCTCAAACTCAGTGA
- the galK gene encoding galactokinase has product MNHLASKLDALFQKRFGIRDDRIIVRSPGRVNLIGEHTDYNEGFVLPASVDKAMIFVVAPRKDDQLHFHAADLNDDFSGSIAAIQKSSKSWPNYLLGVIDELTRSGKRLLGCDVVFGADIPIGAGMSSSAAIECGLAFALNELFRLDLGKLDLVKLGQRAENKFVGVQCGIMDQFVNIFGQDRKVLKIDCRTLDFEYFPFERPDLNIVLCETESKRSLASSEYNIRRQQCEAGVTILRRHNKEISSLRDVTTDFLLEHRAEMEPVIYQRCEYVVQENQRVLAACEALQRNDFRSFGEKMYQSHDGLSRGYQVSSPDLDFLVDAASSINGVLGARMMGAGFGGCTINLVEQARVQEFVDTIHERCRKRSGTANNVYVTRIESGTGLVSAL; this is encoded by the coding sequence TTGAACCATCTTGCAAGCAAGCTCGATGCCCTCTTTCAGAAGAGATTCGGAATAAGGGACGACCGGATCATCGTGCGATCGCCCGGAAGGGTCAACCTGATCGGCGAACACACCGACTACAATGAAGGCTTTGTCCTACCCGCCTCGGTGGACAAAGCCATGATTTTTGTCGTCGCGCCTCGCAAAGATGACCAACTTCACTTCCATGCTGCTGATCTGAACGACGATTTCAGCGGATCTATCGCAGCGATTCAGAAATCCTCAAAGAGCTGGCCGAACTACCTTCTTGGCGTCATCGACGAGCTGACCAGGTCCGGGAAACGCCTCCTAGGCTGCGACGTGGTATTCGGTGCCGACATCCCTATCGGCGCCGGCATGTCCTCTTCGGCCGCCATCGAATGCGGCCTTGCGTTCGCCCTGAATGAGCTTTTTCGACTCGATCTCGGCAAGCTCGACCTCGTGAAGCTTGGCCAGAGGGCTGAAAACAAGTTCGTCGGTGTGCAATGCGGCATCATGGATCAGTTTGTCAACATCTTCGGTCAGGATCGCAAGGTGTTGAAGATCGATTGCCGAACGCTCGACTTCGAGTATTTTCCCTTCGAGCGGCCGGACCTCAATATCGTCCTCTGTGAAACGGAATCGAAACGATCTCTCGCCTCGTCTGAATACAACATCCGGCGTCAGCAGTGCGAGGCTGGCGTCACAATCCTTCGGCGCCATAACAAGGAAATTTCAAGCCTGCGTGATGTGACCACGGATTTTCTGCTGGAACATCGGGCCGAGATGGAACCGGTAATCTATCAGAGATGCGAGTACGTTGTGCAGGAGAACCAGAGAGTCCTTGCCGCATGTGAAGCCCTTCAGCGAAACGACTTCCGTTCCTTCGGTGAAAAGATGTACCAGTCACACGATGGGTTAAGCCGCGGATACCAGGTCAGCAGTCCCGATCTCGATTTCCTCGTCGATGCGGCTTCATCCATCAACGGAGTGCTCGGGGCTCGCATGATGGGAGCAGGATTCGGAGGATGCACGATTAACCTTGTCGAACAGGCCAGAGTTCAGGAATTCGTAGACACGATTCATGAGCGGTGCCGCAAGCGTTCGGGCACAGCAAACAACGTGTACGTGACCCGGATTGAGTCGGGCACAGGCCTGGTTTCGGCACTCTGA
- a CDS encoding sodium:solute symporter family protein — protein sequence MQSIHLAFSDWLIIAIYFGFVLGIGFYLKRFTKNENDFFLAGRKNSAWVAGLAFLSANLGALELLGMTGNTFKYGMYVAHFYWIGAIPAMLFLGLYMMPFYYSARIKSVPGYLKLRFDEKTRVLNGIAFAVMTLLVSGINLYAMALVLHTFLGWDWNISMWISAATVAGYVTLSGLLSAIFTEIMQFFLIWFGLFLVSVLGIIEIGSVSDIFHRVDELYKTVSYTTLWSTSGDPNLNGMLITWGGIILGLGFVLSFGYWTTDFLVVQRAFSAKDLRAARMTPILASFFKMAVPFIVILTGLIAIVLANDAKSGFALIKDGGQVNYDSALPLLIARYYPPGLVGLGVTALLAGFMAGQAGNISAFNTVWTYDIYHSVLNRKASDAHLLWMGRVATIVGILISVGTAYWAKSFPSIMDYMQAIFSWVNAPLFATMLLGMFVRWITPNGAFWGLLAGMGSSFTLFLAVKFNWFAVKYLTLSGTASDMAANFWRAWWAWLICFFVTIVISLFTERKPESELVGLVKGLTPDVSSEGIPWYQKPETFAIISVIVLVALNIYFW from the coding sequence ATGCAATCCATCCATCTTGCATTCTCCGACTGGCTAATTATCGCCATCTATTTTGGTTTTGTTCTCGGGATAGGCTTCTATCTCAAACGGTTCACGAAAAACGAAAACGACTTCTTCCTCGCGGGCAGGAAGAACAGCGCATGGGTCGCGGGCCTCGCTTTCCTCTCAGCGAACCTCGGCGCACTCGAGTTGCTGGGCATGACGGGCAATACATTCAAGTACGGAATGTATGTCGCCCATTTCTACTGGATAGGGGCGATTCCGGCTATGCTTTTCCTCGGACTCTACATGATGCCGTTCTATTACAGTGCCCGCATCAAGTCCGTTCCCGGATATCTCAAGCTCCGGTTTGATGAAAAGACCCGGGTCCTCAACGGCATTGCCTTCGCAGTTATGACGCTCCTTGTCTCGGGCATTAACCTCTATGCCATGGCTCTGGTCCTCCACACATTCCTTGGGTGGGACTGGAACATAAGCATGTGGATCTCGGCGGCGACGGTCGCTGGCTATGTAACCCTCAGCGGACTCTTGTCTGCAATCTTCACGGAGATCATGCAGTTCTTTCTCATCTGGTTCGGTCTGTTTCTTGTCTCCGTCCTCGGTATCATCGAGATTGGCAGCGTGAGCGACATATTCCATCGCGTCGATGAACTCTACAAGACCGTGTCATACACGACGCTCTGGTCGACAAGCGGTGATCCCAATCTGAACGGCATGCTCATCACATGGGGGGGCATCATCCTGGGACTCGGTTTTGTTCTTTCGTTCGGGTATTGGACCACTGACTTCCTCGTCGTGCAGCGCGCCTTCTCCGCCAAGGACCTTCGTGCCGCACGTATGACTCCGATTCTGGCCTCCTTCTTCAAGATGGCAGTCCCGTTCATTGTCATCCTCACGGGCCTCATCGCAATAGTGCTCGCCAACGATGCCAAGAGCGGATTCGCTCTCATAAAAGATGGAGGGCAAGTCAATTATGATTCTGCTCTGCCTCTCCTTATTGCACGATACTATCCTCCCGGACTTGTCGGCCTTGGAGTGACCGCTCTTCTTGCCGGATTCATGGCCGGCCAGGCCGGCAACATCAGTGCTTTCAATACGGTATGGACGTACGATATTTACCATTCAGTTCTGAACAGGAAGGCATCCGACGCTCATCTGCTCTGGATGGGGCGCGTCGCGACAATCGTCGGAATCCTGATCAGCGTAGGAACCGCATACTGGGCAAAGAGTTTTCCGAGCATCATGGATTATATGCAGGCCATCTTCTCGTGGGTGAATGCTCCATTGTTCGCGACCATGCTCCTTGGCATGTTTGTCCGATGGATTACCCCAAATGGTGCGTTCTGGGGACTGTTGGCAGGCATGGGGTCTTCCTTCACACTTTTCCTTGCGGTGAAATTCAATTGGTTTGCGGTGAAGTACCTGACACTTTCAGGCACTGCGAGTGATATGGCTGCGAATTTTTGGCGCGCATGGTGGGCCTGGCTGATCTGCTTCTTCGTCACCATCGTCATCAGCCTCTTCACCGAGCGCAAACCGGAAAGCGAGCTGGTCGGTCTCGTGAAGGGTCTCACTCCGGACGTCAGCTCCGAAGGAATTCCGTGGTACCAAAAACCCGAAACGTTCGCGATCATATCGGTCATCGTGCTCGTCGCCCTGAACATCTACTTCTGGTAA
- a CDS encoding copper homeostasis protein CutC — MILEVCIDSVASALAAQEGGAGRVELCADLDVGGTTPDAGVMKSVRESISIALHVMIRPRPGDFCYSDLEYDAMKRETELARRLGADGVVFGILTPKGRVDLERSGRLLELARPLSVTFHRAFDETLDLLQGMDDLKALGVDRLLTSGGKGDILGNSRLLGDIVRRSDRAVKVMAGGGVQFENVRELVKRSRVHEVHTLSAVLLDEPSGADVSNRSRVNGRIVDREKVRRMVDLLQGLSSNSPR, encoded by the coding sequence GTGATCCTCGAAGTCTGTATCGATTCGGTTGCATCTGCGCTTGCTGCTCAGGAAGGGGGAGCAGGAAGAGTCGAGCTCTGTGCTGACCTGGATGTCGGTGGCACGACGCCAGATGCAGGCGTGATGAAGTCCGTTCGCGAGAGCATTTCGATTGCTCTGCACGTGATGATAAGACCAAGACCTGGAGATTTCTGTTATTCCGACCTTGAGTACGATGCGATGAAACGGGAGACAGAGCTGGCCAGGAGACTTGGAGCTGATGGAGTGGTATTCGGTATTCTCACACCGAAAGGAAGAGTCGATCTTGAACGATCCGGCCGCCTGCTCGAGTTGGCAAGACCGCTCTCGGTGACTTTTCACCGGGCGTTTGACGAGACCTTGGACCTCTTGCAGGGGATGGATGACCTGAAAGCTCTCGGAGTCGACCGCCTCCTGACATCGGGCGGCAAAGGAGATATTCTTGGAAACTCGAGATTGCTTGGGGACATTGTTCGCAGATCGGACAGAGCGGTGAAGGTAATGGCGGGTGGGGGAGTGCAATTCGAGAACGTGAGGGAACTTGTGAAAAGATCGAGAGTCCACGAGGTCCATACGCTCTCTGCAGTTCTGCTTGATGAGCCTTCTGGAGCAGATGTATCGAATCGTTCGAGGGTCAATGGCAGGATAGTCGACCGCGAAAAGGTGAGGCGAATGGTTGACCTTCTTCAAGGGCTCTCTTCGAATTCTCCCAGGTGA
- a CDS encoding N(4)-(beta-N-acetylglucosaminyl)-L-asparaginase has translation MKRRTFIKTASLASAATLISHEAPSGMPAAISHTTGGAKGSVILSTWDFGKAVPETAYRTLMNGGTLIDAVEKAVMIPEADPKVTSVGYGGYPDRDGRVTLDACIMDGNGNCGSVMCLEHIMHPVSVARLVMEKTQHVVLVGEGALQFALENGFKKENLLTKEAENAYKEWLKTSKYLPPKVDEHNHDTIGLLAMDGKGKMAGACTTSGMAWKIRGRVGDSPIIGAGLYVDSDVGGATSTGLGEAVIKVAGSFLIVELMRNGKSPQEACKIALERIVHKQPHYAERGDFLAGFIAMTKDGEIGAMSYRKGLQYSLHKDGVVSIVDAEYMVK, from the coding sequence ATGAAAAGAAGGACATTCATCAAGACGGCCTCGCTGGCAAGCGCGGCAACGTTGATATCTCACGAAGCCCCTTCCGGGATGCCTGCTGCAATCTCGCATACTACCGGGGGAGCGAAGGGATCGGTCATTCTCTCTACCTGGGATTTCGGCAAGGCGGTTCCTGAGACCGCCTATCGAACACTGATGAATGGCGGAACTCTCATCGACGCAGTCGAGAAAGCCGTGATGATTCCCGAAGCCGATCCGAAAGTGACAAGCGTCGGGTATGGCGGCTATCCGGACCGTGATGGCAGAGTCACGCTCGATGCGTGCATCATGGACGGTAACGGGAACTGTGGATCGGTCATGTGCCTCGAACACATTATGCATCCTGTCTCCGTTGCCCGGCTCGTGATGGAAAAAACGCAGCATGTGGTGTTGGTGGGAGAGGGAGCTCTGCAATTCGCGTTGGAGAACGGATTTAAAAAGGAGAATCTCCTGACAAAGGAGGCAGAGAACGCTTACAAGGAATGGTTGAAGACCAGCAAGTACCTCCCTCCAAAAGTCGATGAGCACAATCATGATACCATCGGTCTTCTGGCAATGGACGGCAAGGGGAAGATGGCGGGTGCGTGTACGACGAGCGGGATGGCATGGAAAATACGCGGACGAGTGGGCGATTCACCGATCATCGGGGCGGGACTCTATGTCGACAGCGATGTCGGTGGCGCGACTTCCACTGGATTGGGTGAGGCGGTAATAAAAGTGGCCGGGAGCTTCCTCATCGTGGAATTGATGCGCAACGGCAAATCACCGCAGGAGGCGTGCAAGATCGCTTTGGAGCGGATCGTGCACAAGCAGCCGCACTATGCAGAGAGGGGTGATTTCCTCGCCGGATTCATCGCAATGACGAAGGATGGCGAAATCGGAGCAATGAGCTATCGCAAAGGCTTGCAGTATTCGCTTCACAAGGACGGGGTTGTGAGCATCGTCGATGCAGAGTACATGGTGAAATAG